The following are encoded together in the Naumannella cuiyingiana genome:
- the tsaD gene encoding tRNA (adenosine(37)-N6)-threonylcarbamoyltransferase complex transferase subunit TsaD: MSGPLILGIETSCDETGVGVVRGGELLAHEVASSVDEHVRFGGVVPEIASRAHLLAMQPTLRRALAAADVDLGELDGIAVTAGPGLMGALVVGIGAAKSLAYATNKPLYGVNHLAGHVAVDILDHGPLPERSLALLVSGGHTSLLRVDDIARSITPIGATIDDAAGEAYDKVARVLGLAYPGGPVIDKAAAGGDPRAIRFPRGLTSPRDRERHRFDFSFSGLKTAVARWVEIAEVEGREVPVANVAASFQEAVADVLTAKAVDACRAEGVTDLVIGGGVAANSRLRSLLAERAGAAGIGVRRPRPGLCTDNGAMIAALGAEVVAAGLPPSGLEFGADSGLPVSRVLV; encoded by the coding sequence ATGAGCGGGCCGCTGATCCTCGGGATCGAGACCTCGTGTGACGAGACGGGCGTCGGGGTCGTCCGCGGGGGAGAGCTGCTGGCGCACGAGGTGGCATCGTCGGTGGACGAACATGTCCGGTTCGGCGGTGTGGTGCCGGAGATCGCGTCGCGGGCGCATCTGCTGGCGATGCAGCCGACGCTGCGCCGGGCGCTGGCGGCGGCCGATGTCGATCTTGGCGAGTTGGACGGGATTGCCGTCACAGCCGGACCGGGGCTGATGGGCGCGCTGGTGGTCGGTATCGGGGCGGCGAAGTCGTTGGCGTACGCGACGAACAAGCCGCTCTACGGGGTGAACCACCTGGCCGGCCATGTCGCGGTGGACATTCTTGATCATGGTCCGTTGCCGGAGCGGTCGTTGGCGCTGCTGGTTTCCGGTGGGCACACGTCGCTGCTGCGGGTGGACGACATCGCGAGGTCGATCACGCCGATCGGGGCGACGATCGATGATGCGGCGGGCGAGGCCTATGACAAGGTGGCGCGGGTGTTGGGGTTGGCGTACCCCGGCGGGCCGGTGATCGACAAGGCGGCGGCCGGGGGCGATCCGCGGGCGATCCGGTTCCCGCGCGGGCTGACCTCGCCGCGTGATCGTGAACGGCATCGCTTCGACTTCTCGTTCTCCGGGCTGAAGACGGCGGTGGCGCGCTGGGTCGAGATCGCGGAGGTGGAGGGCCGGGAGGTTCCGGTGGCCAATGTGGCGGCGAGCTTCCAGGAGGCGGTCGCGGATGTGTTGACGGCCAAGGCGGTCGATGCGTGCCGGGCCGAGGGCGTGACGGATCTGGTGATCGGCGGTGGGGTGGCGGCGAACTCGCGGCTGCGTTCGCTGCTCGCCGAGCGTGCGGGCGCGGCCGGGATCGGGGTACGCCGTCCGCGCCCGGGCCTGTGCACCGACAACGGCGCCATGATCGCCGCGCTCGGGGCGGAGGTCGTCGCGGCTGGGCTGCCGCCCTCGGGTCTGGAGTTCGGCGCCGACTCGGGCCTGCCCGTCTCCCGCGTCCTGGTCTGA
- a CDS encoding pilus assembly protein TadE: MTMVVLILGLVVDGGRQLAAQQEAEAIAQRAARSGVDASAAGELLGRVDHAAADRAASRVLAESGVPGATLAAAGRLRVTTSVQKPTVFLSVIGIGTVTGTGEAEARLLPARP, translated from the coding sequence ATGACCATGGTGGTCCTCATTCTCGGGCTGGTGGTCGACGGCGGCCGGCAACTCGCCGCCCAGCAGGAGGCGGAGGCGATCGCCCAGCGTGCCGCGCGCTCCGGCGTGGATGCGTCCGCGGCCGGCGAGCTCCTCGGGCGAGTTGATCATGCCGCCGCGGATCGCGCGGCGAGCCGGGTGCTGGCCGAGTCCGGCGTACCCGGTGCAACCCTCGCCGCCGCCGGCCGGCTGCGGGTCACGACCAGCGTCCAGAAGCCGACCGTCTTTCTCTCGGTGATCGGCATCGGCACGGTCACCGGCACCGGCGAGGCGGAGGCCCGACTGCTCCCGGCACGCCCCTGA
- a CDS encoding TadE/TadG family type IV pilus assembly protein, whose product MRRNERGLSHTLEAAIILPAMMILLIGIIQIGIYWHARNSAVAAAQVTAELNRRHGAGVAGTEAGYRIIERVGMRAPAITVDRGPERVIVTVTGSAPTLVELPGIGVIKETATMPIERITRP is encoded by the coding sequence ATGCGCCGCAACGAGCGTGGGCTGAGCCATACGCTGGAGGCCGCGATCATTCTGCCGGCGATGATGATTCTGCTGATCGGAATCATCCAGATCGGCATTTACTGGCATGCGCGCAATTCGGCCGTCGCGGCCGCCCAGGTCACCGCCGAGCTCAACCGGCGGCACGGGGCCGGCGTCGCCGGCACGGAGGCCGGTTACCGGATCATCGAACGCGTCGGGATGCGTGCGCCCGCGATCACGGTCGATCGCGGCCCCGAGCGTGTCATTGTCACCGTCACCGGATCGGCGCCGACCCTTGTCGAGCTCCCCGGTATCGGCGTGATCAAGGAGACCGCAACGATGCCGATCGAGCGGATCACCCGACCATGA
- a CDS encoding GNAT family N-acetyltransferase: MIAAPVIREAAAADLDSIMELEVAGFVAGGWSAAGWQGELAAPDRVVLVAADGSGLLGVITVRRSDVAELNRIVVAPRARRRGVARALLAAAGDRLPAGECWLEVAQDNAAALGFYRAEGFVEVGRRPRYYPGGVAAVIMKREVGR; the protein is encoded by the coding sequence ATGATCGCCGCCCCGGTGATCAGGGAGGCGGCGGCAGCCGACCTGGATTCGATCATGGAGCTCGAGGTGGCGGGGTTCGTCGCCGGGGGCTGGTCCGCGGCGGGCTGGCAGGGCGAGCTTGCCGCGCCGGATCGCGTGGTGCTGGTGGCGGCCGACGGGTCGGGGCTGCTCGGGGTGATCACGGTTCGGCGCTCCGATGTCGCCGAGCTGAACCGGATCGTGGTCGCGCCGCGGGCGCGGCGGCGCGGGGTGGCGCGGGCGTTGCTCGCGGCCGCGGGGGATCGGCTGCCGGCGGGGGAGTGCTGGCTCGAGGTGGCCCAGGACAATGCGGCGGCGTTGGGGTTCTATCGGGCCGAGGGGTTTGTCGAGGTGGGGCGCCGTCCGCGCTACTACCCGGGCGGGGTGGCGGCCGTGATCATGAAGCGGGAGGTCGGGCGATGA
- a CDS encoding TadE/TadG family type IV pilus assembly protein yields MRRDERGMSLSIEAVIIFPAILALIFLVIVSARYAMAQTTVESAAGSSARAASLARSAPQARSDAAAVATANLATAGLRCAETSVTTDVAGFAARAGTRAEVSVTVTCTLQSSDIGLPVGNVTVTRTGVAPIDRYRERR; encoded by the coding sequence ATGAGGCGCGACGAGCGCGGCATGTCGTTGTCGATCGAGGCCGTGATCATCTTCCCGGCCATCCTCGCGTTGATCTTCCTGGTGATCGTCTCCGCGCGGTACGCGATGGCGCAGACGACCGTCGAGTCCGCCGCCGGATCCTCGGCCCGCGCCGCATCCCTGGCCCGCTCTGCGCCCCAGGCCCGGTCCGATGCCGCCGCCGTCGCCACGGCCAACCTTGCCACCGCCGGCCTGCGCTGCGCCGAGACCTCCGTGACGACCGATGTCGCGGGATTCGCCGCTCGGGCGGGCACCCGCGCGGAGGTCAGCGTCACCGTCACCTGCACGCTGCAGTCCTCCGACATCGGCCTCCCGGTCGGCAATGTGACCGTCACCCGCACGGGTGTCGCGCCGATCGACCGCTACCGGGAGCGCCGATGA
- a CDS encoding THUMP-like domain-containing protein, producing the protein MDPDTARALVGTPGARALRLGAALGDPDSLHAASRLRAEVGPALAAAALDQLSLRRRAAAKFGADAERWFFTAAGLEQASRPAVSAWRARRLAGHADALHDLGSGIGADSAAAGRLGLRLAPVEADETTAILAEANLGVPVTAGDATRVPLDADAAVFVDPARRTARGRSWRLADLSPPWDFARGLLARAAPTCLKVGPGFPHREIPDDVEAVWVGHGGDAVELALWSGPGAEPGRRSVVLLGDAPAELTLGTGTPASIGPVAAYLFEPHPAAIAAGAVDDLAHAHGLHRLAGPIAYLAGDEPVDSPWLTRFAVRESMPWKEKTVRSWVRERGVGSLEIKKRGIDVDPAQLRRRLRPSGDAAATLVLTPTVDGSRALVVERAPSGWHSA; encoded by the coding sequence ATGGACCCGGACACCGCGCGGGCGCTGGTCGGTACGCCCGGAGCCCGCGCGCTGCGGCTCGGCGCGGCCCTGGGCGATCCGGACTCGCTGCACGCGGCCAGTCGGCTGCGCGCGGAGGTCGGGCCCGCGCTGGCCGCCGCCGCCCTGGATCAACTGTCGCTGCGGCGGCGCGCGGCCGCGAAGTTCGGCGCCGACGCCGAGCGGTGGTTCTTCACCGCGGCGGGGCTGGAACAGGCCAGCCGGCCCGCCGTGTCGGCATGGCGGGCCCGGCGGCTGGCCGGGCACGCCGACGCCCTGCACGACCTCGGCAGCGGCATCGGCGCCGACTCGGCCGCGGCCGGCCGCCTTGGCCTGCGGCTCGCGCCGGTCGAGGCCGATGAGACGACGGCGATCTTGGCCGAGGCCAATCTCGGCGTACCGGTGACCGCAGGCGACGCGACCCGGGTGCCGCTCGACGCCGATGCCGCGGTCTTCGTCGACCCGGCGCGCCGGACCGCGCGCGGGCGGAGCTGGCGGCTGGCCGACCTGTCCCCGCCCTGGGACTTCGCCCGCGGGTTGCTGGCGCGTGCCGCGCCCACCTGCCTCAAGGTCGGCCCCGGCTTCCCGCACCGCGAGATCCCGGACGATGTCGAGGCGGTCTGGGTCGGGCACGGCGGCGATGCCGTCGAGCTCGCGCTGTGGTCGGGCCCGGGCGCGGAGCCAGGGCGCCGGTCGGTCGTGCTGCTCGGGGACGCACCGGCCGAGCTCACGCTCGGCACGGGTACGCCCGCCTCGATCGGCCCGGTCGCGGCGTACCTCTTCGAGCCGCATCCCGCGGCGATCGCCGCCGGCGCGGTCGACGACCTGGCCCACGCCCACGGGCTGCATCGCCTGGCCGGGCCGATCGCCTATCTCGCCGGGGACGAACCTGTCGACAGCCCGTGGCTGACCCGCTTCGCCGTGCGCGAGTCGATGCCGTGGAAGGAGAAGACCGTCCGCAGTTGGGTCCGGGAGCGCGGCGTCGGCAGCCTCGAGATCAAGAAACGCGGTATCGATGTCGATCCCGCACAACTGCGTCGCCGGCTGCGGCCGAGCGGTGACGCGGCGGCGACCCTGGTGCTGACGCCCACCGTCGACGGATCGCGGGCGCTGGTGGTCGAACGCGCGCCATCGGGTTGGCACTCGGCTTGA
- the tsaB gene encoding tRNA (adenosine(37)-N6)-threonylcarbamoyltransferase complex dimerization subunit type 1 TsaB — protein MSDQARGPVLGIDTSAGIAVGVAAGGRVLARRWLGDSRLHVERVTPLIAEALAEAGIAATGLGMIIAGMGPGPFTGLRVGIASAQTLGTALGVPVRGVCSLDAVAAAVAEPPGEFCVISDARRGEVYWALYGADRARIGEPRVTPAQQVPDVAVTGPGVALAPELAGRALAGGPEQTDGGVLALVGPGLPEIGPEPLYLRHADANVPTSRKSTLVNRSGRVRLRGRP, from the coding sequence ATGTCTGATCAGGCGCGGGGGCCCGTGCTGGGGATCGACACGTCCGCGGGGATCGCGGTCGGGGTGGCAGCCGGCGGGCGGGTGCTGGCCCGGCGCTGGTTGGGCGACTCCCGGCTGCACGTCGAGCGGGTCACGCCGCTGATCGCCGAGGCGTTGGCGGAGGCGGGCATCGCCGCGACCGGGCTCGGAATGATCATCGCCGGGATGGGGCCGGGCCCGTTCACCGGGCTGCGGGTCGGCATCGCGTCGGCGCAGACGCTCGGCACGGCGCTGGGCGTGCCGGTGCGCGGGGTGTGCAGCCTGGACGCGGTGGCCGCGGCGGTGGCCGAGCCGCCGGGTGAGTTCTGCGTGATCAGCGATGCGCGGCGGGGCGAGGTGTACTGGGCGCTCTATGGCGCGGACCGGGCGCGGATCGGCGAGCCGCGGGTCACCCCCGCCCAGCAGGTGCCCGATGTCGCGGTGACGGGACCGGGCGTGGCGTTGGCGCCGGAGCTGGCCGGGCGCGCGCTTGCCGGCGGGCCGGAGCAGACCGACGGCGGCGTGCTGGCGCTCGTCGGTCCCGGACTGCCGGAGATCGGGCCGGAGCCGCTGTACCTGCGGCACGCCGATGCGAATGTGCCGACCAGCCGCAAGTCGACCCTGGTCAACCGGTCCGGGCGCGTCCGTCTGCGGGGCAGACCATGA
- the groL gene encoding chaperonin GroEL (60 kDa chaperone family; promotes refolding of misfolded polypeptides especially under stressful conditions; forms two stacked rings of heptamers to form a barrel-shaped 14mer; ends can be capped by GroES; misfolded proteins enter the barrel where they are refolded when GroES binds) has protein sequence MAKTLQFDEEARRSLERGVDVLANTVKVTLGPKGRYVVLDKKWGAPTITNDGVTVARDVELDNPYENMGAQLAKEVATKTNDIAGDGTTTATVLAQALVHEGLRAVASGSNPVGLKRGMDAAAGKVAEELKKNSREVQTTQDMAHVATISARDEQIGKLIADAFDKVGKDGVITVDESQTFGTELEFTEGMQFDKGYLSPYFVTDTERMEAVMDDPYILISSSKISSMNELLPVLEKVIAANGTLLIIAEDVDGEALSTLVVNKIKGTFNSCAVKAPAFGDRRKAMLDDIATLTGGTVVSPDLGMKLDQVSLDDLGRARRVVVTKDETTIIDGAGDAAAVEGRVAQLRKEVENTDSDWDREKLSERIAKLAGGVCVIKVGAATEVELKEKKHRIEDAVSATRAAIEEGIVAGGGAALIHAAKVLDPGKATGDEAVGEQIVKRAVVEPLRWIAENGGEQGYVVVSKVAEMGPGEGYNAATEEYGDLIAAGVIDPVKVTRSALANAVSIASLLLTTETLVVEKPEEEDEPAGHAH, from the coding sequence ATGGCAAAGACCCTGCAGTTCGACGAGGAGGCGCGGCGCTCGCTGGAGCGCGGCGTGGACGTCCTCGCCAACACCGTCAAGGTGACGCTGGGACCGAAGGGGCGCTACGTCGTCCTCGACAAGAAGTGGGGCGCGCCCACCATCACCAACGATGGTGTGACCGTGGCCCGCGATGTCGAGCTCGACAACCCCTACGAGAACATGGGCGCCCAGCTCGCCAAGGAGGTCGCCACCAAGACCAACGACATCGCCGGTGACGGCACCACCACGGCCACCGTGCTCGCCCAGGCGCTGGTCCACGAGGGCCTGCGGGCCGTCGCCTCGGGCTCCAACCCGGTCGGCCTGAAGCGCGGCATGGACGCCGCCGCCGGCAAGGTCGCCGAGGAGCTGAAGAAGAACTCCCGCGAGGTCCAGACCACGCAGGACATGGCCCACGTCGCCACCATCTCCGCCCGGGACGAGCAGATCGGCAAGCTGATCGCCGATGCGTTCGACAAGGTCGGCAAGGACGGCGTGATCACCGTCGACGAGTCGCAGACCTTCGGCACCGAGCTCGAGTTCACCGAGGGCATGCAGTTCGACAAGGGCTATCTCTCGCCCTACTTCGTCACCGACACCGAGCGGATGGAGGCGGTGATGGATGACCCGTACATCCTGATCAGCTCCTCCAAGATCAGCTCGATGAACGAGCTGCTCCCGGTGCTGGAGAAGGTCATCGCCGCCAACGGCACGCTGTTGATCATCGCCGAGGACGTCGACGGCGAGGCGCTGTCCACCCTCGTGGTGAACAAGATCAAGGGCACCTTCAACTCCTGCGCGGTGAAGGCCCCGGCCTTCGGTGACCGGCGCAAGGCCATGCTGGACGACATCGCCACCCTGACCGGCGGCACCGTCGTCTCGCCCGATCTCGGCATGAAGCTCGACCAGGTCAGCCTGGACGACCTCGGCCGGGCCCGCCGGGTCGTGGTGACCAAGGACGAGACCACCATCATCGACGGCGCCGGCGATGCCGCGGCCGTCGAGGGTCGGGTCGCGCAGCTCCGCAAGGAGGTGGAGAACACCGACTCCGACTGGGACCGCGAGAAGCTGTCCGAGCGGATCGCGAAGCTCGCCGGTGGCGTCTGCGTGATCAAGGTCGGCGCCGCCACCGAGGTGGAGCTGAAGGAGAAGAAGCACCGGATCGAGGACGCGGTCTCCGCGACCCGGGCGGCGATCGAGGAGGGCATCGTCGCCGGCGGCGGCGCGGCCCTGATTCACGCCGCCAAGGTGCTCGACCCGGGCAAGGCGACCGGTGACGAGGCGGTGGGCGAGCAGATCGTCAAGCGCGCCGTCGTCGAGCCGCTGCGCTGGATCGCCGAGAACGGCGGCGAGCAGGGCTATGTCGTGGTGTCCAAGGTTGCCGAGATGGGCCCCGGCGAGGGTTACAACGCGGCCACCGAGGAGTACGGCGACCTGATCGCGGCCGGCGTCATCGACCCGGTCAAGGTGACCCGCTCCGCGCTCGCCAATGCGGTCTCGATCGCCTCCCTGCTGCTCACCACCGAGACGCTGGTGGTCGAGAAGCCCGAGGAGGAGGACGAGCCCGCCGGGCACGCCCACTGA
- the groES gene encoding co-chaperone GroES produces the protein MATIKPLEDRVLVEPLEAEQTTASGLVIPDTAKEKPQEGKVLAVGPGRIDDKGNRVPFDVAEGDVVIFSKYGGTEVKYDNKDLLLLNARDILAVVNK, from the coding sequence GTGGCAACGATCAAGCCGCTTGAGGACCGCGTGCTCGTGGAGCCGCTGGAGGCCGAGCAGACCACCGCGTCGGGTCTGGTGATTCCGGACACCGCCAAGGAGAAGCCGCAGGAGGGCAAGGTCCTCGCCGTGGGTCCGGGCCGGATCGACGACAAGGGCAACCGCGTACCGTTCGACGTCGCCGAGGGCGATGTCGTGATCTTCAGCAAGTACGGCGGCACCGAGGTCAAGTACGACAACAAGGACCTGCTGCTGCTCAACGCCCGCGACATCCTCGCGGTCGTCAACAAGTAA
- a CDS encoding methyltransferase domain-containing protein, whose product MADRADRPDARRELAGAFTAGADAYDRLRPGYPPAAMELIIPAGARDAADVGAGTGKLATQLTAAGLSVWAIDPAAQMLALVPAGVESRVGTGEHTGLPDASVDLVTFGQSWHWVDAEAGTRELHRILRPGGRVAMLWNKLDTSVPWVARYADAMHTVDPRTDHEREVRRQAPAGLAGFGRIETREVPWRMIMTEADLAMLAETRSYWLAADDAVKHPARELIMAAVGAAPRAADGRVSVPYATEVAWADRRG is encoded by the coding sequence GTGGCGGATCGAGCCGACAGGCCGGATGCACGGCGGGAGCTGGCCGGCGCGTTCACGGCCGGCGCGGACGCCTACGACCGGCTGCGGCCCGGCTACCCGCCTGCGGCGATGGAGTTGATCATCCCCGCCGGAGCGCGCGACGCGGCCGATGTCGGCGCGGGCACGGGCAAGCTCGCCACCCAGCTCACTGCGGCAGGGCTGTCGGTGTGGGCGATCGACCCGGCGGCGCAGATGCTGGCGCTGGTGCCCGCGGGCGTCGAATCCCGGGTCGGCACGGGCGAGCACACCGGACTGCCGGACGCGAGCGTAGACCTGGTCACGTTCGGCCAGTCCTGGCACTGGGTGGATGCGGAGGCCGGCACCCGCGAGCTGCACCGCATCCTGCGCCCGGGAGGCCGGGTGGCGATGTTGTGGAACAAGCTGGACACGTCGGTGCCGTGGGTCGCCCGCTACGCCGACGCGATGCACACGGTGGACCCGCGGACCGATCATGAGCGGGAGGTTCGCCGGCAGGCGCCGGCGGGGCTCGCCGGCTTCGGTCGGATCGAGACCCGTGAAGTGCCGTGGCGAATGATCATGACCGAGGCTGATCTTGCGATGCTGGCCGAGACCCGTAGCTACTGGCTCGCGGCCGACGACGCCGTGAAGCACCCGGCGCGGGAGTTGATCATGGCCGCTGTCGGCGCGGCACCGCGGGCGGCCGACGGCCGCGTCTCGGTGCCCTATGCCACCGAGGTCGCCTGGGCCGACCGGAGGGGATGA
- a CDS encoding DUF6918 family protein, giving the protein MSLTANLLADDQRPAVIADLSAVVDAEVREKSGLSGAAIKTGYAAARKLAPNLTERGLNRMLPDFAAALDPFWADFTASGQTDFGAYLAGRGDEATEALLGVADKRVLGSDREGIKKAYRGLRGKAEDHVRSALPRVGAAIQNRAG; this is encoded by the coding sequence ATGAGCCTGACCGCCAACCTTCTCGCCGATGACCAGCGCCCCGCCGTGATCGCCGACCTGTCCGCCGTGGTGGATGCCGAGGTCCGCGAGAAGTCCGGCCTGTCCGGTGCCGCGATCAAGACCGGGTACGCCGCGGCGCGCAAGCTCGCCCCGAACCTCACCGAGCGCGGCCTGAACCGGATGCTGCCCGACTTCGCCGCCGCGCTCGACCCGTTCTGGGCCGACTTCACCGCCTCCGGTCAGACCGACTTCGGCGCCTATCTCGCCGGCCGCGGCGACGAGGCCACCGAAGCGCTGCTCGGCGTCGCCGACAAGCGGGTCCTCGGTTCGGACCGTGAGGGCATCAAGAAGGCCTACCGTGGCCTGCGCGGCAAGGCCGAGGACCACGTCCGGTCGGCCCTGCCCCGGGTCGGCGCCGCGATCCAGAATCGGGCCGGCTGA
- a CDS encoding catalase: protein MTDAKFTSDPPADTLAGVDASGSTTATGAPAASDRHSLTIGPNGPILLHDFHAIEQMAHFNRERVPERNVHAKGGGAFGTFETTEDVSRYTKAGLFQPGAKVDMLARFSTVAGEQGSPDTWRDPRGFALKFYTDEGNYDLVGNNTPIFFIRDTIKFPHFIRSQKRLGGSGLRDNQMQWDFWSLNPESAHQVTYLMGDRGIPRTWRHMNGYGSHTYMWINEAGEKFWVKYHFHSDQGVEGLTGEEATRIAGEDADFHRRDLHTAIENGEFPSWTLSVQVMPYEEARGYRYNPFDLTKIWPHSDYPLIKVGTMTLNKNPDNFFAQIEQAAFEPSSLVPGIGFSPDKMLLGRVFAYADTHRYRIGPNYHQLPVNQARVPRNVYNFDGPMAYEHQGNAPVYAPNSEGRPFADLTGPAGDGWEADGEMVREAYTLHADDDDWSQAGTLVREVWDDAQREDFVNTVAGHLLGGVHGEVLERAFWYWKNVDADTGKQIEEKVRAGVGGANPGGEPELAKADAADPIVESATQAAQ from the coding sequence ATGACCGACGCGAAGTTCACGAGCGATCCGCCCGCCGACACGCTGGCCGGAGTCGATGCGTCCGGGTCGACCACCGCCACGGGGGCCCCGGCCGCGAGCGACCGGCACAGCCTGACGATCGGCCCGAACGGTCCGATCCTGCTGCACGATTTCCATGCCATCGAGCAGATGGCCCACTTCAACCGTGAGCGGGTCCCCGAGCGGAACGTCCACGCCAAGGGCGGCGGCGCGTTCGGTACGTTCGAGACGACCGAGGATGTCAGTCGCTACACCAAGGCGGGGCTGTTCCAGCCCGGGGCGAAGGTCGACATGCTGGCCCGGTTCTCGACCGTCGCCGGGGAGCAGGGCTCGCCCGACACGTGGCGCGATCCGCGCGGATTCGCCCTGAAGTTCTACACCGACGAGGGCAATTACGATCTTGTCGGCAACAACACCCCGATCTTCTTCATCCGCGACACGATCAAGTTCCCGCACTTCATCCGGTCCCAGAAGCGCCTGGGCGGATCCGGGCTCCGCGACAACCAGATGCAGTGGGACTTCTGGAGCCTGAACCCCGAATCGGCGCACCAGGTCACCTACCTGATGGGCGATCGCGGCATCCCGCGCACCTGGCGACACATGAACGGCTACGGCTCCCACACCTACATGTGGATCAACGAAGCCGGCGAGAAGTTCTGGGTCAAGTACCACTTCCACTCCGATCAGGGTGTCGAGGGCCTGACCGGCGAGGAAGCCACCCGCATCGCCGGCGAGGACGCCGACTTCCACCGGCGCGACCTGCACACCGCTATCGAGAACGGCGAGTTCCCGTCCTGGACCCTGTCGGTGCAGGTGATGCCGTATGAGGAGGCCCGCGGCTATCGCTACAACCCGTTCGACCTGACCAAGATCTGGCCGCACAGTGACTATCCGCTGATCAAGGTCGGCACGATGACCCTGAACAAGAACCCGGACAATTTCTTCGCCCAGATCGAGCAGGCCGCGTTCGAGCCGTCCTCGCTGGTGCCCGGGATCGGGTTCAGCCCGGACAAGATGCTGCTCGGCCGGGTGTTCGCCTATGCCGACACGCACCGCTACCGGATCGGCCCGAACTACCACCAGTTGCCGGTCAACCAGGCCCGCGTACCGCGCAATGTCTACAACTTCGACGGTCCGATGGCCTACGAGCATCAGGGCAATGCACCGGTCTATGCGCCCAACTCCGAGGGTCGTCCGTTCGCCGACCTGACCGGACCCGCCGGCGACGGCTGGGAGGCCGACGGTGAGATGGTCCGCGAGGCCTACACCCTGCATGCCGACGACGACGACTGGAGCCAGGCCGGCACGCTGGTCCGCGAGGTCTGGGACGACGCCCAGCGCGAGGACTTCGTGAACACGGTCGCCGGACACCTGCTCGGCGGCGTGCACGGCGAGGTGCTGGAGCGCGCGTTCTGGTACTGGAAGAACGTCGATGCCGACACCGGAAAGCAGATCGAGGAGAAGGTACGCGCCGGCGTCGGCGGCGCGAACCCGGGCGGCGAGCCCGAGCTTGCCAAGGCCGACGCGGCCGATCCGATCGTGGAGTCGGCGACGCAGGCCGCCCAGTGA
- a CDS encoding TIGR01777 family oxidoreductase produces MNTAAPERVAVAGSSGLIGSALVDELTSGGIDVIRLVRRPAAAPGERQWDPRSGWIDGAGLSDADAVVGLSGAGIASGPWTDARRAELRDSRLDPTRTLAAALVDAPRCRTFLCGSAVGFYGSRGDEILTEDQPAGTGFLAGLVTEWEAAAREAPAHVRVVNLRTGHVLAADGGLLGALRVPFRAGLGGRLGSGRQWMPWITAADHARAQRHLLTSELTGPVNLVAPHPVTNAEFTRGLAAALHRPAIVPTPLLPIRAAMGRDFVDELLLASQRAVPQRLSDDGFSFDQTEFRGALATLFP; encoded by the coding sequence GTGAACACAGCAGCCCCGGAACGCGTCGCCGTCGCCGGTTCCTCCGGCCTGATCGGGTCGGCGCTGGTCGATGAGCTCACCTCGGGCGGCATCGACGTGATCCGGCTGGTACGCCGTCCCGCCGCGGCGCCGGGCGAGCGGCAGTGGGATCCGCGCAGCGGCTGGATCGACGGCGCCGGGCTGTCCGATGCCGATGCCGTGGTCGGCCTGTCCGGGGCGGGCATCGCGTCCGGTCCCTGGACCGACGCCCGCCGCGCCGAGCTGCGCGATTCGCGGCTCGACCCGACCCGCACGCTCGCCGCCGCGCTGGTCGACGCCCCGCGCTGTCGCACCTTCCTGTGCGGCTCCGCCGTTGGCTTCTACGGCAGCCGCGGCGACGAGATCCTCACCGAGGACCAGCCGGCCGGCACGGGCTTCCTCGCCGGCCTGGTCACCGAATGGGAGGCCGCCGCGCGCGAGGCGCCCGCGCACGTCCGCGTCGTCAACCTGCGCACCGGCCACGTCCTCGCCGCCGACGGGGGCCTGCTCGGCGCGCTGCGCGTGCCGTTCCGGGCGGGCCTCGGCGGTCGGCTCGGCTCGGGCCGCCAGTGGATGCCGTGGATCACCGCCGCCGATCACGCCCGCGCCCAGCGTCACCTGCTGACCTCCGAACTGACCGGCCCGGTCAACCTCGTCGCGCCGCATCCGGTGACCAACGCGGAGTTCACCCGCGGCCTCGCGGCGGCGCTGCACCGGCCGGCGATCGTGCCGACGCCACTGCTGCCGATCCGCGCCGCGATGGGCCGTGACTTCGTCGACGAACTCCTGCTCGCCTCCCAGCGCGCGGTGCCGCAGCGCCTGTCCGATGACGGGTTCAGCTTCGACCAGACCGAGTTCCGGGGGGCCCTCGCCACCCTCTTCCCCTGA